A single window of Dermacentor albipictus isolate Rhodes 1998 colony chromosome 1, USDA_Dalb.pri_finalv2, whole genome shotgun sequence DNA harbors:
- the LOC135908924 gene encoding oxytocin receptor-like, with translation MPSDLVFFSSAENETMSLGAVSVEDVVLGPRYASTLRISLIGVMLVLSLVGNLLVCYRLLTSRRHRLLKAQVLFLNLALADLLVTLITMNSQLLWEIMGRVWIAGDAPCRVFKVLQTYALVSSTYMLVGIAVDRHFAICNPLAPAPKPRSVAAACWLLSLVPSVPNLFVFRLVVVRDKYYCASFFYIYHDSAAARQAYMAFVFAFVFILPLVALVALYTSILLRMWKIDSASSSPRPPEALVGGAFDGSCCVVDGARSTMPKARLRTLKMAVVIFVAFLVTNLPYMVQEMLLAFAENVQLGPNLVAVFGVISALNSAVNPYVYLAFNGGAGVAWCDAHVCGLWRRLTCSSTSKRTVTVTYRGPWSAGQSRRRRRPLTAKAPPPAPEMCESCERQRQIEEKH, from the coding sequence ATGCCCTCTGACCTCGTGTTTTTCTCCAGCGCGGAGAACGAGACGATGTCGCTGGGAGCCGTCTCCGTCGAAGACGTCGTGCTCGGTCCGCGATACGCCAGTACGCTTCGAATCAGCCTCATCGGCGTCATGCTCGTCCTGTCGCTCGTGGGCAACCTCTTGGTCTGCTACAGGCTCCTGACGTCACGTCGCCACCGGCTGCTCAAGGCGCAGGTGCTCTTCCTGAATCTTGCCCTGGCCGACCTACTCGTCACGCTGATCACCATGAACTCGCAGCTATTGTGGGAAATTATGGGCCGCGTGTGGATCGCCGGTGACGCCCCCTGCCGTGTGTTCAAGGTACTGCAGACGTACGCGCTCGTCTCGTCCACGTACATGTTGGTGGGCATCGCTGTGGACCGCCATTTTGCCATCTGCAACCCTCTGGCTCCGGCGCCCAAGCCGCGCTCGGTGGCGGCGGCCTGCTGGCTGCTGTCTCTCGTTCCGTCCGTCCCTAACCTGTTCGTGTTTCGGCTCGTCGTGGTCCGGGACAAGTACTACTGTGCCTCGTTCTTCTACATCTACCACGACTCGGCTGCGGCCCGACAAGCCTACATGGCGTTTGTCTTCGCGTTCGTGTTCATCCTACCATTAGTGGCGCTTGTGGCTCTCTACACGAGCATCCTGCTGCGCATGTGGAAGATCGACTCAGCTTCGTCCTCTCCGCGGCCGCCCGAGGCACTGGTCGGCGGTGCGTTTGACGGCAGCTGCTGCGTTGTAGACGGCGCCAGAAGCACGATGCCGAAGGCACGCCTGCGGACGCTCAAGATGGCTGTGGTGATATTCGTAGCGTTTCTGGTGACGAACCTTCCGTACATGGTGCAGGAGATGCTGCTGGCGTTCGCGGAAAATGTTCAGCTCGGGCCAAACTTGGTCGCGGTATTCGGCGTGATATCGGCGTTGAACAGCGCCGTCAACCCTTACGTCTATCTGGCCTTCAACGGCGGTGCGGGAGTCGCGTGGTGCGACGCTCACGTGTGCGGTCTTTGGCGCCGACTGACGTGCTCTTCGACCTCGAAGCGGACGGTCACGGTGACGTACCGTGGTCCGTGGTCGGCGGGGCAGTCTCGCCGTCGGCGGCGACCTCTGACGGCAAAGGCGCCACCACCTGCTCCGGAAATGTGCGAGAGTTGCGAGAGACAGCGGCAAATTGAGGAGAAACACTGA